One Cloacibacillus sp. genomic window carries:
- a CDS encoding amino acid carrier protein: MDATVAKQIEAALEYVAWTVLWNKYFAIMFLLLGLYLTIGTRFFQIRRFGDIFSNTLGGLFRKKDPNAKVSKVSSFGAFATALGGTVGNGNIAGVASAIAIGGPGALFWMWMAAVVGMVTKMSEIILAQQYKQRYEDGTSYGSAAFYIQKALIEGKGWKWCKILSGLFTATMIGSFYFAPGPYTIVEALQSAFKLSGTAAICCAIAYTGVCYIIVLGGIPRIVKFAESAVPAMVLAYLAAGLFIIFKNIPETIIAIKSIFYYAFNPYAAIGGFAGVTVMKVVQVGVARSVYSNEAGWGSSPIIHAAVDVDHPGRQGLWGAMEVFMDTMVVCTVTGLMVIITGAWQTGRGGAGSVGEALGMAFGGYAPHMLAFFMIIFSLTTTTGWFSYLESLIVYCVSKKSHEERMKYVKFVRYTGPLVPLCVSMFFFYHGTVPSVVWMMLDIQSALPVYVNVIALTLLSPIIFKLVREFETNYLDPEKTARKAAKLSGAKDALPEE, from the coding sequence ATGGATGCAACTGTAGCAAAGCAGATAGAAGCAGCACTGGAGTACGTGGCATGGACGGTATTATGGAATAAATATTTTGCGATAATGTTCCTTTTGCTCGGCCTTTATCTTACTATCGGAACTCGTTTTTTTCAGATCAGAAGGTTCGGAGACATTTTTTCAAACACACTCGGCGGACTTTTCCGTAAAAAAGATCCAAACGCAAAGGTAAGCAAGGTTTCATCATTCGGCGCATTCGCCACAGCTCTTGGCGGAACGGTCGGCAACGGCAACATCGCGGGCGTAGCAAGCGCTATCGCGATCGGCGGCCCCGGCGCTCTCTTTTGGATGTGGATGGCGGCAGTCGTCGGCATGGTTACGAAGATGAGCGAAATAATCCTGGCTCAGCAGTACAAACAGCGTTATGAAGACGGCACCTCCTACGGCAGCGCCGCCTTCTATATACAGAAGGCTCTCATCGAAGGCAAGGGCTGGAAATGGTGCAAGATACTCTCAGGACTCTTCACAGCCACGATGATAGGCTCCTTCTATTTCGCGCCTGGCCCCTACACGATAGTCGAAGCTTTGCAGAGCGCCTTTAAGCTCTCCGGCACCGCGGCGATCTGCTGCGCCATCGCCTACACGGGCGTATGCTACATAATCGTCCTCGGAGGCATCCCGCGCATCGTAAAGTTCGCAGAAAGCGCGGTCCCCGCAATGGTGCTCGCCTATCTCGCAGCCGGACTTTTCATCATCTTCAAAAATATCCCGGAAACGATCATCGCGATAAAATCCATCTTCTACTATGCCTTTAACCCATACGCGGCAATCGGCGGATTTGCTGGAGTCACGGTCATGAAGGTAGTGCAGGTCGGCGTCGCAAGAAGCGTTTACAGCAACGAAGCCGGCTGGGGCAGCTCGCCCATCATCCACGCGGCGGTTGACGTAGACCATCCCGGACGTCAGGGACTTTGGGGCGCGATGGAAGTATTCATGGACACGATGGTCGTCTGCACGGTGACGGGGCTCATGGTCATCATCACAGGCGCGTGGCAAACGGGACGCGGCGGCGCGGGCTCTGTCGGCGAAGCTCTTGGAATGGCCTTCGGCGGATACGCTCCCCACATGCTCGCCTTCTTCATGATAATCTTCTCGCTGACGACGACTACGGGCTGGTTCTCATATCTTGAATCGCTCATCGTCTACTGCGTCTCCAAAAAGTCGCACGAGGAGCGCATGAAGTATGTGAAGTTTGTCCGCTACACCGGCCCGCTGGTACCCCTCTGCGTCTCCATGTTCTTCTTCTATCACGGAACGGTTCCTTCGGTGGTGTGGATGATGCTCGACATACAGTCAGCTCTTCCCGTCTACGTAAACGTGATAGCGCTGACGCTGCTTTCGCCGATCATCTTCAAGCTTGTACGCGAATTTGAAACGAACTATCTTGACCCTGAAAAGACCGCCCGCAAGGCTGCGAAACTTTCAGGCGCCAAAGACGCGCTGCCGGAAGAATAG